In the genome of Campylobacter avium LMG 24591, the window TTGCCTGTTACTGTTTTTTTGATTTGAAGCGGGGTATATTCGCTAAATTCGCCGTGAATTTGTAGAATTTTAAGTGCTAAGGCACCGCGAAACTGCGCTAGTTTAAGAACTGTTTTTGGATTATAAGCAAAAAATATATCCTCAATGGCTACCTCATCAAAACTATGAGTTTTAAAAATCAAATCAAGACCCTCGCAAAGCTCTGTGATTTGGTACTGCAAGGTGCTTGGCTTTATCTTTATAAGTCCTGCTTCGATTAGACTGTATTTGTAATTTTTGCTTTCTAAAACGCAGTAACCGCAAAATCTAGAACC includes:
- the ruvC gene encoding crossover junction endodeoxyribonuclease RuvC gives rise to the protein MRILGIDPGSRFCGYCVLESKNYKYSLIEAGLIKIKPSTLQYQITELCEGLDLIFKTHSFDEVAIEDIFFAYNPKTVLKLAQFRGALALKILQIHGEFSEYTPLQIKKTVTGKAKASKEQVAFMVKKLLGINKEIKPLDISDAIAVALTHAANMRFKVLERK